The following proteins come from a genomic window of Mycobacterium sp. DL:
- a CDS encoding DUF6328 family protein: MAGEEPDESPRLRDETESERLDRNWASLLQELRVVQTGVALLTGFLLTLPFQQRFDILDDTMVTVYMVTVSAAVLSTALLVAPVPMHRLLFRRHRLVSLVTAAHRCAYTGVLFLAVALTGMTTIIFDAVSGRTAALIAGGCALAVFAALWLILPMAMRDGNSNDPAQR, from the coding sequence GTGGCCGGCGAGGAACCTGACGAGAGCCCGCGCCTGCGCGACGAAACCGAGAGCGAACGGTTGGACCGCAATTGGGCCAGCTTGCTGCAGGAGTTGCGAGTCGTGCAGACCGGCGTGGCGCTGCTGACGGGGTTTCTGCTGACGCTGCCGTTTCAGCAGCGGTTCGACATCCTCGACGACACCATGGTCACGGTGTACATGGTGACCGTGAGCGCGGCGGTGCTGTCCACGGCGTTACTCGTCGCGCCCGTGCCGATGCACCGATTGTTGTTCCGGCGCCACCGGCTGGTTTCCCTGGTCACCGCGGCGCATCGTTGTGCCTATACAGGTGTGCTCTTCCTCGCAGTCGCGCTGACCGGGATGACCACGATCATCTTCGACGCGGTGTCGGGCCGAACTGCAGCACTCATCGCCGGCGGGTGTGCGCTGGCCGTATTCGCCGCACTTTGGCTGATACTGCCAATGGCCATGCGCGACGGGAACAGCAACGACCCGGCGCAACGCTAG
- the usfY gene encoding protein UsfY: MPDLHKDPVDHARTTRQHAGESMKNGVNAPGLIAIGIGLVALSAGLFAFATGQAVAGTVGVVLAVLLVGGGLGWLALAHRKVREVESQWHAEHPEAPAEPPTS, encoded by the coding sequence ATGCCTGACCTGCACAAAGATCCCGTTGACCACGCCCGGACCACCCGCCAACATGCCGGCGAATCGATGAAGAACGGCGTCAACGCGCCGGGCCTGATCGCCATCGGTATCGGCTTGGTGGCGCTGTCAGCTGGTCTGTTCGCCTTCGCCACCGGCCAGGCGGTCGCCGGGACGGTCGGCGTTGTGCTGGCCGTCTTGCTCGTCGGCGGGGGGCTCGGTTGGCTGGCCCTCGCGCACCGCAAAGTGCGCGAAGTCGAAAGCCAATGGCATGCCGAGCATCCCGAAGCGCCTGCCGAGCCGCCGACAAGCTGA
- a CDS encoding nitroreductase/quinone reductase family protein, which produces MNRNVIEEFRENGGKVGGLFEGKPLVLVHHVGAKSGVKRIAPLVPYVDGSRTFVFASLGGADVNPAWYHNVVTNPDVVVELGSETFAATARVLSGGERDDIYAKQSAVEPQFAEYQSKTTRVIPVVELVRSGG; this is translated from the coding sequence ATGAATCGAAATGTCATCGAGGAATTCCGGGAAAACGGCGGAAAAGTCGGCGGCCTGTTCGAAGGCAAGCCGCTGGTGTTGGTTCACCACGTCGGCGCGAAGTCGGGAGTGAAGCGGATCGCGCCCCTGGTGCCGTATGTCGACGGGAGTCGCACGTTCGTGTTCGCGAGCCTGGGCGGCGCCGACGTCAATCCGGCGTGGTACCACAACGTCGTCACCAACCCGGATGTGGTTGTCGAACTCGGGTCGGAGACCTTCGCGGCAACGGCCCGGGTTCTCAGCGGTGGCGAGCGTGATGACATCTACGCCAAGCAGTCGGCCGTGGAGCCACAGTTCGCCGAGTACCAGAGCAAGACGACTCGGGTGATTCCCGTGGTGGAGCTGGTGCGCTCGGGAGGGTAG